Within the Candidatus Cloacimonadota bacterium genome, the region AGTATAGTCTTCCTGATTGCGAACGTAAGGACTGATCGCCGAAATTGCCTCGGGATATTTCTTGATGAACTTGGCATAATCATCTTTATGAAAACTGGCTTCAATCTTGTCGTTTAACTGTTTATTGAAGATTTCTGAGATTTTATCGGAAATCGTTCTGTTATGGGCATCTACAACTTCTTTTTTATCGTTATCAACCAGTAGATCATTGATCTCGGAATCGATGCGCACAAACGTGACTTCATTGTTCTTCATTTCCAGATTCTGGAAAAGATGATTGTCCAGAACTGAAGAAGAATAAATAACTTCAATTCCCTGTTCTTTCATCATATTCAAGTAAGAAACCTGAGTATCTTCGCTGGCTGCATAAAAGATCTTTTGGGGTTTATCTTCACTTTTATTTCTATCTCTATATTCCTGGATTGTTACGTAATCACCCTGTGTAGTTTTGAATATCACAAAATCTCGCATAGCTTCATTGAATTTCTCATCAGTAAGCATTCCATACTTGATGAATTGATTGATATCTTCCCAGAATCCTTCGTATTTTTTGCGGTCTTCCTTAAAGATATCTTTCAAACTATCTGCTACTTTCTTGATGATGAATTGAGAAATTTTGCTAACTTGCTGATCTTGCTGCAAAAACGAACGAGAAACATTCAAAGGAATATCAGGAATATCGATGCCACCTTTTAAAAGCAGCAGGAATTCTGGAATTATGCCTTTCAGATCATCAGCTACAAATACATTATTGCAGTATAATTTAACTTTCCCCTGATTCATATCCAGCTGGGTTTTAATCTTCGGAAAATATAGAATTCCTTTCAAATTGAATGGAAAATCTACATTCAGATGAATCCAGAAAAGCGGGTCTTCCCAATCGTGGAAAAGCTGCTTGTAAAATTCTTTGTATTCTTCTTCGGTAACGTCTTTTGGTTTACGAAGCCAAAGAGCTTCTTTCTGATTTACAACTTCTTTATCAAAATTGATTGGATACGGCATAAAGTTGCTGTATTTTTCAATGAGTTCTTTTACTTTAGCTTCTTCCAGATATTGCTGGTTGTCTTTATTCAACTTGATAGTAATTGTTGTTCCGACTTCTTTTCTTTTACCGGTTTCAAGCTTATATTCAGTTTCGCCTTCGCATTCCCAATAAACTGGTTTGGAATTCTTTTTGTAGGAAAGCGTATCGATTGTAACTTTATCGGCTACCATAAAACTGGAATAAAATCCCAGACCGAAATGCCCGATGATGCTGTTTTGCTTATCTTTGAATTTATCTACAAAATCTTCTGCTCCGCTAAATGCGATCTGATTGATGTATTTTTTTACTTCAGAAGCTGTCATACCGATTCCATAATCGATAACCTGAATTGTTTTCTTCTTTTTATTGATCTTAACTTCCACTTTCAGATCTTTTTCAGCCAATTCAGGCTGCAGCATTTTGCGCTTGTTCAAAGCATCAATAGAGTTTGAAATAAGTTCTCTCAGGAAGATGTCGTGCTCGCTGTACAACCACTTTTTAATGATCGGAAATATATTCTCTGTGTGGATAGAAAGTTTACCTTTATTTACGGTTTTCTGTTCTGCCATAATTTTTCTCCTTTCTTACGAATTTATTTTGAAGATAATTTAATTTGGAAGGCAATTTTGTCAAATGGTTTTTAGCACTCTTAATTAAAGATTGCTAATTTTATTATTTATAGCAGATTAATGTCTCGAAATAAAATTGAGCTTCTTTCTAAGAATAACATGCAAGAAGTGTCATATTGAGGTTTCTTTTAGCTTTCATATCAGAAATAACCGTGTATGTTCTTTCAGCTTTACTTCTCGAAAATGCATTTGAGATTCTTCAAAAGATCAACCTTCGTGAGGTTCTTTAGAATGACAGAATTATATTCGTCTTCCTGAGGATTTCAGCAAGGTTTGTTTCTCGTTCACTCTTGAACGAGAAAGAATTTTTTTTACAATCAATCCTGTGATCCTGTCAAAAAAAACATTCGCGAAAATCCCTGTTCATCAGCGGAAAAGAGATTCTTCATACCTGTGTCGGCGAAGTTACACGAAGCCGTAAGATTAACCTTCGTAAGATTCTTCAGAATGACGGTTCTATATTCTGAACTCCAGTCAGGTCTGAAGTCCAGTCCATGAATTCTGAATATTATTCGATCACAAATTCAGCTGTTACTGTTACTTTTATTGTTTTATTCCTGGTAGAAGTCTGATAAATTCCATAACCGGCAACATCGGTGGAATATGGTTCTGTGATTTGGAATACACCAGCGCGAGCTGATTTCATTTTTTTTATTTTACTACTGGTTACACCGATAATTTCTTCTGCTCTTCTTCGTGCATCTTGTGTAGCCTTGGCTAAAAGTTGCTGTTTTATTTCCGGTAATTTGGAAGAAAAATATTCAATATTGGAAAACTCAAAAGTGATTCCCTTTTCCACAAAGCTGGCAGGATTGACAGCTAATTTTTCTATCTCAACAAGATTAGTCGAAATCAGAAAAATCCTTTGACTAATATTATAACCTGTTATTTTTCCATATTCTCCAAATTGGTTATTCACGGTAACAGGATTTACATTAAAATCACTTGTTTCTATATGTAATTCTTTCCAGATCTTCTCGAATTTTATCAATTTTTCATGTATAATATTGTATCCGTTTTCCAATTCGTTTAAACCAACGTTCACCGAAATATTAAAAGTCCATTTTATGATATCGGCTTCAAAATCATTTGTTGCATAACCTACAACTCGAACAGTTTCTTTTTCCATTCTGGCTGCATAAAAAAATGAACCTAAAATAATTGCTGAAATAATCATACTTATCGCCAAAATATGAGCTGTTTTGAAATTCATATATTCTCCTATCCTGTTCTAAAATTATTCTCTTATCATTATCCTTACTTTTTCTTCTCCATCGGTTTCGATAAATGAAACTTTGATAATTTCTTCGCTGGAAGTGGGAACATATTTCCCTAAATAATCAGCTTTCATCGGCATTTCGTGATGTCCACGATCGATAAGAACTGCCAGTTCGATCCTTTTGGGTCGACCATAATCCAACACCGCAGCAATTGCTGAACGAACAGTTCGACCAGTAAAAAGCACATCATCAATTAAAACTATAATTTTATTTTCCACGTCAAAATCAAGCTCAGTTCCTTTCACCACAGGTTTTTCTGCGATCAAAGAAAGGTCATCCCGATAAAGTGAAATATCCAGGATTCCGGTTTCTACTTTGATGTCTTCGATCTCTTCTAAATATTTTGCTAAACGATCTGCCATCGGCACACCACGACTGCGAATTCCGACCAGATAAACACCTTCCATTCCTTCGTTTCTTTCCAATATCTCAAAAGCCATGCGCCGCAAAGTATGCTCAATATTTTTTCCGTCCATTATTTCACTTTTAATTTTCATTATCTCTCCCCATTACTTCTTTTAATTTTTATTTTATATTCTACTCCATTGGAGTTGTCAAATTCTAATTTACTTCCCAGTTGTTTTGCCAGAAGTTCAATCAATCGCAGTCCAATTGTGTTTTCATTTTTTATCTTATCAAATTCAAAAGACTTTCCGTTATTTCCTATTCTCATTTCAATTGAACCATCTTTCATTTTATTCATTTCAATAAAAATCTCACCTTGTTCATTCTTATCGAAAGCATATTTTACGGAATTTGTAACCACTTCATTTATCAATAGACCACAGGGAATTCCGGCTGTTACATTCAATTGAATTTCTTTAATATTAATTTTGGGAGTTATATAAGAAGAATTTTCCTGATAATTTGACAACAGGTATGAAACCAGGCCTTTTGTATAATCTTCAAAATCAATATTTGCCAGATTCGATTCCATGTAGAGCTTTTCGTGAATCAAACTCATTGAATAAATTCTATTCTGGATATTGGAAAGTAAATTCTCGGTTTCTGCATTAATTTCATCTTTTTCCAGCTGCAGGTTAATAATGCTGGAAATTATCTGCATATTGTTTTTTACTCTGTGATGAATCTCGCGCAGCATTACAACTTTTTCAGCCAGAGAATCTTTGATCATTTGTTCTGCTTTTTCGCGTATTTGAACTTGTTGCTGAAGATCAATATTTATCCGTTCCAATTCCTGAGTACGTTCTCTTACCTTTGCTTCCAGATCGGTTTTAATTTTAGATAAAATCTTCTCTTTGTAGTGTTTTCGTAGAATTAGATCGATCAGATAGATCAATATCAGCAATGAAACCAGAATTATCAGGTATGAACGCAATTTCGCCAGATTTTCTTTTTCAGATCTCAACATCAAAATCACATTATCTCGTTGTAATAATTCATTCTGACGCTGCTGTTCACGCAGATTGTACTTGGTTTCCAATTCTGCTATTTTATCCTGCATCGATTGAGTGAATATACTGTCTTGAAAAGATGAATATTTTCTTTCATTCAGCAAAGCTAAGCTAAATTTGTTCTGTTTCTCATATAATCTGGAATAAAGATAATGATTATCTCGAATGATCTCAACGAATTTATTTTTTTGGGCTAACCGCATGCTTTCATCAATGTATTCTTTTGCTTTTGTAAGATTGCCAATTTCCAAATAAATACTTCCTACATTTTTAGCAGAATTGGCGATTCCATATATATCGTTTACCTGTTTTTTCATTTGATAAGATTCTATATAATATTGCAGACACGTATTCCAATCTTTCTGAAGATCATACACATAGCCGATATTGTTAAGTTCCTGTGCAATCATGTTAAGGTCGTTCTTTTCCCTACTTAGCTTCAAAGCTAGCTGATGATATTCCAAACTCTTTTTGTATTGCTGCATCTGGTTGTAGGCAATTCCTATGCTGCTATAAATATTTTGATCTTCGTTACCGTATGTATCATTTATGCTTTTTGCTTTGAATAAATACTCCAGTGCTCTTTCAAAATCTTTTGTTTTTAATAATGTAGTTCCTATATTTGTAAGGGTGTTAGCAATATTCAGCTGATCATTTTCATCTTCCATGTCGGCAAGTTCTTGTTTTATTTCTAAAGCATTATACAAATTTTGGAGTGCTAAATCAAGGTTGCCAAGTCGGGTAAGTACTTTTGTGGAATTTGAATAAACTCTTGCAATATCTTTTTTTGCATCTATTTTTTTATAAATTTCGATAGCTTGATCCATATAATCTTTGGCTGAAATAAAATCATCTGTTCTTATATTACAATTTGCCATAAATTCTAAGCTGAGACCAAGATACCTTAACTCACCGGATATTTCATAGAAGAGTTTAGCTTTTTCGAAATTCTCGAATGCTTTATCGATCTCGCGTATTAAATAATAGGTATAACCAATTCTGTAATAACTTTTGGCAATTCCGGAATTGTATTTTAGTTCTTTGCCAAGTTCAAGTGCCTGTTGGGCATGTTGCAACGACTTTTCTACATCGGAAGCTCTGTAATTATAGGAAAGTTTATTCAAGATATCAACTTTGTTTTTACCTTTAGCGGTTTGCAGTACAGATATCAGGCTGTCAGGTTTTTCAGCAATCAATAGAAACACCATACAACTTAATAAAAAAAAGCAAAATAATCGCTTCATAGATCCCCCAAATGACATATTCAAATCAATCCTGCTTATTTCTTCAGTTCTTCAAAAATGAATATAAAATTAACTCCGCCATTTCTTTCCAGCTGAAATTCTGCATGAAGTTGTTTGTGAAGAATATCTACCAGCTGCAAGCCAAAAGATTCAGCATTTTCCAAGCTGAAATCTGCTGGAAAATCTTTACCATCGTTACCAATTTCCAGTTTAAATTTTATGTTGTCAATCTTATTGAATTTTAAGAAAATATTTCCGCCATTTTCGTCGAAAGCATGTTTCAAGGAATTTGTGATAAGCTCATTAGCAATCAGGCCGCAGGGAATTGCAGAACTTATCTTCAGTTCAATATCATCACAATCGATGGAATATTTTATGTTGGGAGAATGCTCGTGATATGAAATGAATATCTGTTTCAACAAACTGTAGAAATAATCTTTGGCGCTTATACGGGCAAGATCGCTCGACCGATATAATTTTTCATGAACCAACGACATGGATTTTACTCGATTCTGGCTGTTTTTAAATACTTCCAGGGCGTTTTCTTTGTTGATGTGCCTCGACTGCAGTTTTAGCATACTGGAAATTATCTGCATATTGTTTTTAACGCGATGGTAGATTTCCTGCAGCATTACTTCTTTCTCTCGCAAAGAATCTATTATTTTCTCTTCCGCTTTTCTCAGCTCGGTAATATCTGAAAAAATCGATACAGATCCATTAAATTTATCATCCATAAAAAGTGGACTGGAAGATATTTTCAGCAATCTTTTTTCTCCGTCTTTGCGGATATTCCAATTTTCATATTTTGTGCTTATGCCTTTTTGCCGTTGTTTATATTGTTCCATTAATTTTTTTTCTGCTTCCGGAGTGAGGATTTTTTTTACATTCATTCCAACCAACTCGTCTTTGGAATATCCGAAAATCTTGGTAGCAGCATTATTTACAAATATAAAATTGTGATCCTTATCGACAATTGCCATGCCTTCTTCGATCGATTCTACCAGATTTCGATAACGTTCTTCACTATCCACCAGTTTTTGCAGAGATTCTTTTTTTTCCGTGATATTTCTTCCTACAAAAAGCACTTTTGTTTCATCGATGGGTGACAATCTTGCGTCGAACCAGTATTTCTCATTTTTTATCGGCAATTGATAATCAAACAAGATCATTTCCTGCTTATCAAAACATTCTTTTACTTTCGCTAAGAAAATATCTGCCTGTTCTTTTGGGAATACATCATGTAATCTTTTCCCTTCTACTTCTTTTGCCGGTTTATACATCAGTTCCGGATTGGTTGGAGCTATAGAAACGTATGTTCCAATTCTATCCATGGTAAAAATAACATCATCCATCGCTGCGAATAGAGCTCTCAATTGTGCTTCCGATTCTGCCAGTTTATGATGAGCAATATTTCTTTCGGTAACATCCAGGGAAGTTCCCAAAACCAGAAATTCACCACCGATTGTAATCCTGACGCTGGAAGTTTCTGTCCATCTTACTTCGCCGGATTTTGTAATGATCCGAAATTCTAAACCAGTTGCTAGTTTTTTACCTTTTATTTTGGCTAATCCCCTTTTGAAAACTTCCTCTCGATCGGCGGGATGAACCAGATCGTAAAAATTCATTTGCAGCAGTTCTTTTTCGGAATATCCGGTAGTATCGCTTGTAGCTTTATTAATATAAGTAAATCTGCCAGTTGTATTGTAAGTGAAGACAGCCACTTTAATATTTTCGGTTAAGGAGCGGTATTTTAATTCACTTTGCTGCAGCTTTTCCTGATATTCCTGTTTTAATTTGCTATCTTTGATCTTCTCATAATACAGATTCAGCAGAAAAACAACCACGAAAACTCCAAATACAACAACATAAATCAGATAATTTCTGGTTTGCTTATTGTGTTCTGCCTCCTGTTTCAGAAGTTCAATTTCTTTCATTTTTTGGGCTGTTTCATATTGGATGTTCAGCTCTGTCAATTTCTGAGCATTGAGTTCATTCTGTAGCGAGTCTGAAAGAGTTTTGTAATCTTTGAAATATTCCAGCGATTTTTGATATTTACCCAAACTCTGGTAATATTGGGAATAAGCTTCATAATTTTCAGAGAGCAACTCTTTCAGATTATTTTCGAGGGCAGTTTTCTGACTTTCCTGAAGATGCTTTTCTGCCTGAGTGAACTTTTTCTGTTTTATCAAGATCTTTGCCATCTGTATTTCAGCACTGCATACACCATAAATATTTTGTAGATTCTGGTGCAGATGCAGCGATTCATTGATGAAGAAGAGAGCTTTATTGTATTCATTCATCAAATAGTAGAGATTTGCTAAATTTCCGTAGGTTATAGCCATATCGTAGCGGTCATTATTCTTCTGCATGATCTCCAGAGACAGATCATAATATTTTATGGAATTTTCATAATCATGCATGGCTTGATAAACCAGAGCAATATTCTGATAGGTGGATGCCAGGTGATTTGGATTTTCCATCTGCAATTTCAGATCTATGGAATCCTGATAATATTTCAACGCTTTTTCATATTGCTGCAAATACAGATAAACATTGCCGATATTATTCAAAACACTGGCAATTCCCTGTGTATAATCCAGTTCGCGATACAATTCCAGAGCCTGCAGATTGTTATTCAGAGATTCATCATAATGCCGCATATTCTGATTTACTACAGCAATATTGATCAGAGCACTTGCTTCTAATTCTTTATCTTCAAGGCTGACAGCAATATCCAGTGACTCATTATACATTTCCAATGCTTTTGTGTAATTGCCTTTATATTCGTAAGCCACGCCAATGTAAGATAGAAAACGGGCTTTACTGTTTTTCTTTTCAAGTTTTTCTGCGAGCCGGATTGCCTGATATCCATAATCGATGCTTTTTGTAGGATCTATGTGAAGATATTCCATGATCAAATCACTCAGAATATTCAATTTATCTTTATTCGAACTGGCAGAAAGTGCAGATTGCAGACTATCAATTGTGGCTGTATCGCGTTGACAAAACAATGAAACAGCCAATAAAATGCCGACTGCTATTAAAATTTTTTTCATAAAAATCCTAATTTCTTTTTTTTAATGTTAGAATGATTTATTAATCATATTGTCAATATTAAATAATTCAACGTAGCGAATCAAAAATTTTTTCAGCGGTTTTTTTCCCTAATCCTTTGATATTCATCAAATCCTGAAGAGAGGCTTTGGCAATGTTTTCTACCGATCCGAACTCTTTTAATAACAGGAACTTCGTCTTATCTCCCACTCCAGTAATTTTGTCCAATTCACTTTGCAAAGTGCGTTTGCTCCTTTTTTTGCGATGAAATGTGATGGCAAAGCGATGTGCTTCATCTCGCAGATTTACCAACACCCTTAATGCGGAAGAAGATCTGGGCAGAATCACCGAATCCGATCTACCGGGCAGAAAAACTTCCTCCAATCTTTTGGCCAGCGAGATCATTTCGATATCCGGCAAATTGTTTTCCTGCAAGATCTGGTAGGCAGAGCTTAGTTGACCTTTTCCGCCATCAATCACGATGAGATCAGGTTTTTCCTGCTCCTCAATTTTATTCAGATAACGCTTCAAAGTTTCTGCCAGGCTGGCAAAATCATCCTGCCCTTTTACTGTTTTAATAATATAATGACGGTAGTTTTTTTTCTTTGGTTTGCCATTCTCAAAAAAGACAAGTGACGAAACCGTATCTGTTCCCTGTATCGTAGAGATATCCAGGCAGATCATTTTACGAGGAAGTTTTTTCAAGCCAAGTTTATCTTTCAATTCTTTGATCGGAAAGATCGTACGATTGCTTTTTCGCAGATATTTCAATTTCTGTTCTTCCACCTGGTTGAAAGCATTATCACGAGCAATAATGATGATAGATTTTTTTTCTCCTCTCTGGGGAATTATCAGTTTATTTTTCAGCCATTTATTCAGTATTTCATATTCCTGCGGTTTTGTTTGAACAAGAATTCGATGCGGTAGAGTATCCATTTTTTCGGCATAATATTGAAGCAGAAAAGCACTCAATATCTGCGAGATATTCCTGCCTTCCACGTTGTCCATATTATAAATTTCTTTATTCAATAATTTACCAGATAGAACTTTTAAAACTGCAACGGCAGCTTTTTTATCTTCTTTGTAAAGTCCGATCACATCACGATTTTTCTGATCGGTAAAAAACAGATTTCGACTGCTGTTCACCTTTTGAATATCAGATATTTTATCACGCGTTTGGGCTGCTTTTTCAAATTCCAGTTTTTCGCCGTATTCTTTCATCTGTTTCATCAGCTCATCAATTACATCTTGATTTCTACCATTCAAAAAATTAACCGCATTATTTATGATTTTCTGATATTCAGTTTTACTGATCTTTCCAACACAAGGACCGGGACATTTTCCCATTTGAAAATTTACACACGCTCTTTTATACAGCTTTCCGCCTTCCATTATTGTGCGTCCGCAAGTTCGCAGCGGAAATATCCACTCCATCAATCTCAGCGTTTTTCTTATTGCTCGGGAGTCGGTGTAAGGTCCAAAATATTTTGAGCCGTCTTTTACTAAATTTCTGGTAACAAAAATACGCGGAAAATCTTCTTTGGAAGTTATTTTGATGAACGGATACTGCTTATCATCTTTCAAGTTTATATTGTATTTGGGTCGGTATTTTTTTATCAGGTTTGCTTCTAAAACCAGAGCTTGTTCTTCGGTCTTGGTCAGGATGTAATCTATATCGACAATTTTGGTAACCAATTCCTGGGTTTTCGCATCGACTGGAGTTCCGCTGAAATATGATCGAACTCGATTTTTAAGCACTTTTGCTTTCCCAACATAGATCACTTTTTCTTTGGCATTTTTCATCAGGTAAACGCCAGCAGAATCGGGTAAAAGAGTGAGTTTTTGTTTTATCTTGTCGGAAACTTGCGGCATGTTATTTTTTTAGCAGCTTTCTTTTAATTCGAGCTTTTATCTGCTTACTGTAACGCACGTTCAGAAGATCGCTGCCAACTAACATGATTACTAAACTAATAATAGAAAGTAGGATGAGCTTAACTATCAATTCCAGCACGTTTGAAGCAATAAGAAAATAATTTGCCACAAATAGAACTGCGTAAATGATTAATGATATAAAAAACAATTTCCATATCTCTTTTCCCACTTTGGGAAAATGAATTAAACCAATCTTTTTTCGCATCAGATCTTTAAGCATTATAAATTGAACAGCAGCCGATACCGATGTTGCCAAAGCCAAACCGGCATGTTCCAGAAATTGCATAAAAATTATATTAAGAATTATGTTAATCAAAACAATAACAGCAGAAACTTTAACAG harbors:
- the pyrR gene encoding bifunctional pyr operon transcriptional regulator/uracil phosphoribosyltransferase PyrR — its product is MKIKSEIMDGKNIEHTLRRMAFEILERNEGMEGVYLVGIRSRGVPMADRLAKYLEEIEDIKVETGILDISLYRDDLSLIAEKPVVKGTELDFDVENKIIVLIDDVLFTGRTVRSAIAAVLDYGRPKRIELAVLIDRGHHEMPMKADYLGKYVPTSSEEIIKVSFIETDGEEKVRIMIRE
- the uvrC gene encoding excinuclease ABC subunit UvrC: MPQVSDKIKQKLTLLPDSAGVYLMKNAKEKVIYVGKAKVLKNRVRSYFSGTPVDAKTQELVTKIVDIDYILTKTEEQALVLEANLIKKYRPKYNINLKDDKQYPFIKITSKEDFPRIFVTRNLVKDGSKYFGPYTDSRAIRKTLRLMEWIFPLRTCGRTIMEGGKLYKRACVNFQMGKCPGPCVGKISKTEYQKIINNAVNFLNGRNQDVIDELMKQMKEYGEKLEFEKAAQTRDKISDIQKVNSSRNLFFTDQKNRDVIGLYKEDKKAAVAVLKVLSGKLLNKEIYNMDNVEGRNISQILSAFLLQYYAEKMDTLPHRILVQTKPQEYEILNKWLKNKLIIPQRGEKKSIIIIARDNAFNQVEEQKLKYLRKSNRTIFPIKELKDKLGLKKLPRKMICLDISTIQGTDTVSSLVFFENGKPKKKNYRHYIIKTVKGQDDFASLAETLKRYLNKIEEQEKPDLIVIDGGKGQLSSAYQILQENNLPDIEMISLAKRLEEVFLPGRSDSVILPRSSSALRVLVNLRDEAHRFAITFHRKKRSKRTLQSELDKITGVGDKTKFLLLKEFGSVENIAKASLQDLMNIKGLGKKTAEKIFDSLR
- a CDS encoding SIMPL domain-containing protein, which encodes MNFKTAHILAISMIISAIILGSFFYAARMEKETVRVVGYATNDFEADIIKWTFNISVNVGLNELENGYNIIHEKLIKFEKIWKELHIETSDFNVNPVTVNNQFGEYGKITGYNISQRIFLISTNLVEIEKLAVNPASFVEKGITFEFSNIEYFSSKLPEIKQQLLAKATQDARRRAEEIIGVTSSKIKKMKSARAGVFQITEPYSTDVAGYGIYQTSTRNKTIKVTVTAEFVIE
- a CDS encoding tetratricopeptide repeat protein, producing the protein MKRLFCFFLLSCMVFLLIAEKPDSLISVLQTAKGKNKVDILNKLSYNYRASDVEKSLQHAQQALELGKELKYNSGIAKSYYRIGYTYYLIREIDKAFENFEKAKLFYEISGELRYLGLSLEFMANCNIRTDDFISAKDYMDQAIEIYKKIDAKKDIARVYSNSTKVLTRLGNLDLALQNLYNALEIKQELADMEDENDQLNIANTLTNIGTTLLKTKDFERALEYLFKAKSINDTYGNEDQNIYSSIGIAYNQMQQYKKSLEYHQLALKLSREKNDLNMIAQELNNIGYVYDLQKDWNTCLQYYIESYQMKKQVNDIYGIANSAKNVGSIYLEIGNLTKAKEYIDESMRLAQKNKFVEIIRDNHYLYSRLYEKQNKFSLALLNERKYSSFQDSIFTQSMQDKIAELETKYNLREQQRQNELLQRDNVILMLRSEKENLAKLRSYLIILVSLLILIYLIDLILRKHYKEKILSKIKTDLEAKVRERTQELERINIDLQQQVQIREKAEQMIKDSLAEKVVMLREIHHRVKNNMQIISSIINLQLEKDEINAETENLLSNIQNRIYSMSLIHEKLYMESNLANIDFEDYTKGLVSYLLSNYQENSSYITPKINIKEIQLNVTAGIPCGLLINEVVTNSVKYAFDKNEQGEIFIEMNKMKDGSIEMRIGNNGKSFEFDKIKNENTIGLRLIELLAKQLGSKLEFDNSNGVEYKIKIKRSNGER
- a CDS encoding PAS domain S-box protein, with product MKKILIAVGILLAVSLFCQRDTATIDSLQSALSASSNKDKLNILSDLIMEYLHIDPTKSIDYGYQAIRLAEKLEKKNSKARFLSYIGVAYEYKGNYTKALEMYNESLDIAVSLEDKELEASALINIAVVNQNMRHYDESLNNNLQALELYRELDYTQGIASVLNNIGNVYLYLQQYEKALKYYQDSIDLKLQMENPNHLASTYQNIALVYQAMHDYENSIKYYDLSLEIMQKNNDRYDMAITYGNLANLYYLMNEYNKALFFINESLHLHQNLQNIYGVCSAEIQMAKILIKQKKFTQAEKHLQESQKTALENNLKELLSENYEAYSQYYQSLGKYQKSLEYFKDYKTLSDSLQNELNAQKLTELNIQYETAQKMKEIELLKQEAEHNKQTRNYLIYVVVFGVFVVVFLLNLYYEKIKDSKLKQEYQEKLQQSELKYRSLTENIKVAVFTYNTTGRFTYINKATSDTTGYSEKELLQMNFYDLVHPADREEVFKRGLAKIKGKKLATGLEFRIITKSGEVRWTETSSVRITIGGEFLVLGTSLDVTERNIAHHKLAESEAQLRALFAAMDDVIFTMDRIGTYVSIAPTNPELMYKPAKEVEGKRLHDVFPKEQADIFLAKVKECFDKQEMILFDYQLPIKNEKYWFDARLSPIDETKVLFVGRNITEKKESLQKLVDSEERYRNLVESIEEGMAIVDKDHNFIFVNNAATKIFGYSKDELVGMNVKKILTPEAEKKLMEQYKQRQKGISTKYENWNIRKDGEKRLLKISSSPLFMDDKFNGSVSIFSDITELRKAEEKIIDSLREKEVMLQEIYHRVKNNMQIISSMLKLQSRHINKENALEVFKNSQNRVKSMSLVHEKLYRSSDLARISAKDYFYSLLKQIFISYHEHSPNIKYSIDCDDIELKISSAIPCGLIANELITNSLKHAFDENGGNIFLKFNKIDNIKFKLEIGNDGKDFPADFSLENAESFGLQLVDILHKQLHAEFQLERNGGVNFIFIFEELKK
- the htpG gene encoding molecular chaperone HtpG translates to MAEQKTVNKGKLSIHTENIFPIIKKWLYSEHDIFLRELISNSIDALNKRKMLQPELAEKDLKVEVKINKKKKTIQVIDYGIGMTASEVKKYINQIAFSGAEDFVDKFKDKQNSIIGHFGLGFYSSFMVADKVTIDTLSYKKNSKPVYWECEGETEYKLETGKRKEVGTTITIKLNKDNQQYLEEAKVKELIEKYSNFMPYPINFDKEVVNQKEALWLRKPKDVTEEEYKEFYKQLFHDWEDPLFWIHLNVDFPFNLKGILYFPKIKTQLDMNQGKVKLYCNNVFVADDLKGIIPEFLLLLKGGIDIPDIPLNVSRSFLQQDQQVSKISQFIIKKVADSLKDIFKEDRKKYEGFWEDINQFIKYGMLTDEKFNEAMRDFVIFKTTQGDYVTIQEYRDRNKSEDKPQKIFYAASEDTQVSYLNMMKEQGIEVIYSSSVLDNHLFQNLEMKNNEVTFVRIDSEINDLLVDNDKKEVVDAHNRTISDKISEIFNKQLNDKIEASFHKDDYAKFIKKYPEAISAISPYVRNQEDYTYIKPYDIPAEVRTKLGEEAYKEIMEKTYMDIKTEVKYLKAKEIPAMIVFNEFMRRFQEMNYLENKGNSDMLKNHTLAVNPDNETIQKIVEFYDKGDMEKVELLVNYIHELALLEQKRFNGKELQSFITKANKVLGMIE